A stretch of Microbulbifer bruguierae DNA encodes these proteins:
- a CDS encoding pyridoxine 5'-phosphate synthase, producing the protein MIALSVNLNKIALIRNSREGNFPDVVAHGRTCLDAGADGITVHPRPDQRHIRPGDVRDLATLCAGRGVEFNVEGNPFAGAMGNYPGLLPLVLETGPQQCTLVPDSNEQLTSDHGFDLNKDGARLEPIIKQLKDAGVRVSLFMDPDKQQISLARDVGADRIELYTGPYAEAVSQQSADLDSIFAAHCAAAEHALFLGLGVNAGHDLNLINLPRYRTLPGLQEVSIGHALTVDAINMGLTNAVAAYVNCLAGN; encoded by the coding sequence AAGGCAACTTCCCCGATGTGGTGGCCCACGGGCGCACCTGCCTGGATGCCGGCGCCGATGGTATTACCGTGCACCCGCGACCCGACCAGCGCCATATTCGCCCGGGCGACGTACGCGACCTCGCCACCCTCTGCGCCGGCCGCGGTGTTGAATTCAACGTGGAAGGCAACCCCTTCGCCGGCGCCATGGGCAACTACCCCGGCCTGCTACCCCTGGTTCTGGAAACCGGCCCCCAGCAGTGCACCCTGGTACCGGACAGCAACGAACAGCTGACCTCGGACCACGGGTTCGACCTGAATAAGGACGGCGCGCGCCTGGAGCCCATCATCAAGCAGCTGAAAGATGCAGGCGTCCGCGTCAGCCTGTTTATGGATCCGGACAAACAACAGATCAGCCTGGCCCGGGATGTGGGCGCCGATCGCATCGAGCTGTATACAGGCCCCTACGCGGAAGCCGTGAGCCAGCAGAGCGCGGATCTCGACAGCATCTTCGCGGCCCACTGCGCCGCCGCCGAACACGCCCTGTTCCTCGGCCTTGGCGTCAATGCGGGCCACGACCTCAACCTGATCAACCTGCCCCGCTACCGCACCCTGCCGGGGCTGCAGGAAGTTTCTATCGGCCATGCGCTGACCGTCGACGCGATCAACATGGGACTCACCAACGCCGTCGCTGCCTATGTGAACTGCCTGGCGGGCAATTAA
- a CDS encoding Na+/H+ antiporter NhaC family protein — protein MTKSSPLALLPLLVFLALFVGAGLWYQSQGAAMAFYQVSAPVAILPAIALAILLAQGPLSRRIDTFIRGVGDPTIITMVLIYLLAGGFASVAKAVGGVDATVAFGLSIIPPSLVLPGLFVITAFVATAMGTSMGTIAAIAPIAVGLTDATELPVLFTIGAVVGGAMFGDNLSIISDTTIAATRTQGVTMRDKFRMNLRIALPAALIALIWLYISGRGVAATAQIAPAGDYDLVRMLPYIAVLVLAVSGVNVLLVLFIGILLAGTIGLGLQPDYSLVNLSQDIYAGYTGMQEILLLSLMIGGLGALMQAGGGIRWLEQQIDRIGRLGGHRNPGRKTGELGISTAVALTNICTANNTVAILLTGQLAKDMAARYRVDPRRSASLLDIYSCTVQGMLPYGAQVLLASSLAKVSPLALAGSIHYCWLLGACALVSTFIPTKPFKSAETLN, from the coding sequence ATGACCAAGTCTTCCCCTCTCGCTCTGCTTCCTTTGCTGGTTTTTCTCGCTCTTTTTGTGGGCGCCGGACTCTGGTATCAGTCCCAGGGCGCGGCAATGGCGTTTTATCAGGTGTCGGCACCGGTGGCGATACTGCCAGCCATCGCCCTCGCCATCCTGTTGGCCCAGGGCCCTCTCAGCCGTCGTATCGACACGTTTATTCGCGGTGTCGGTGACCCCACCATCATTACCATGGTGTTGATTTATCTTCTCGCTGGCGGTTTCGCGAGCGTTGCGAAGGCGGTTGGCGGTGTGGATGCCACGGTGGCGTTCGGTCTCAGCATCATCCCCCCGAGCCTGGTATTGCCGGGTTTGTTCGTAATCACCGCATTTGTCGCTACCGCCATGGGCACATCCATGGGAACCATTGCCGCCATTGCACCCATTGCCGTAGGGTTGACCGACGCTACGGAACTACCGGTTCTTTTCACCATTGGCGCTGTGGTTGGCGGTGCCATGTTCGGCGACAACCTTTCGATCATCTCCGATACCACCATCGCCGCCACCCGCACCCAGGGTGTAACGATGCGGGACAAATTCCGGATGAACCTGCGCATCGCCCTGCCCGCGGCACTGATTGCATTGATATGGCTCTACATCTCTGGCCGGGGCGTTGCCGCCACCGCACAAATTGCGCCCGCCGGTGACTATGACCTGGTGCGGATGCTGCCCTATATAGCGGTACTGGTGCTGGCGGTGAGCGGCGTCAATGTATTACTGGTGTTGTTTATCGGTATCTTGCTGGCGGGAACTATTGGCCTTGGGTTACAACCGGACTATTCACTGGTTAACCTGTCGCAAGATATCTATGCCGGCTATACCGGTATGCAGGAAATCCTGCTCCTGTCCTTGATGATCGGTGGTCTCGGTGCCCTGATGCAGGCTGGTGGGGGGATTCGCTGGCTAGAACAACAGATCGACCGCATCGGTCGCCTTGGCGGCCACCGCAATCCGGGACGTAAAACCGGCGAGCTGGGTATCAGCACCGCGGTAGCGCTGACCAATATATGTACCGCCAACAACACGGTAGCCATTCTGCTTACCGGACAGCTGGCGAAAGACATGGCGGCACGCTACCGGGTCGACCCGCGCCGCAGCGCCAGCCTGCTGGATATCTACTCCTGCACCGTACAGGGCATGCTGCCGTACGGCGCGCAGGTACTACTCGCGTCCTCCCTTGCCAAAGTGTCTCCACTCGCACTGGCGGGAAGCATCCATTACTGCTGGCTGCTGGGCGCTTGCGCGTTGGTGTCCACATTTATTCCGACGAAGCCCTTTAAATCTGCCGAAACACTAAACTAG
- a CDS encoding TrmH family RNA methyltransferase, protein MTDSPEYLKKRAFFDSLLTIYGRKPVLEALEDPSLPVHKLHLAESNRKDAFISRIEALAETRNIEIAHWDRKGLSRISKNARQDQGVALDLALPRYGTAEAFLEENRDGRYELLALDGITNPQNLGMIIRSACAGGIDGILLPRKGCAQIDPLVIKASVGTLFKTRILRCDQLAPVLVKFAERGARVCALSSHASDTLRTIDDAAPNIFVLGNETHGVSPAVDNACTNRLRIPMQNGVESLNVAITAALISFRHQF, encoded by the coding sequence GTGACTGACTCCCCCGAATACCTGAAAAAACGCGCCTTCTTCGACAGCCTGCTCACTATCTACGGGCGCAAGCCTGTACTCGAAGCCCTGGAAGACCCCAGCCTGCCGGTGCACAAGCTGCACCTCGCAGAAAGTAACCGCAAAGATGCGTTCATCAGCCGCATTGAAGCCCTGGCGGAAACACGAAACATTGAGATCGCCCACTGGGACCGCAAAGGGCTCTCACGGATTTCGAAAAATGCCCGCCAGGACCAGGGCGTGGCGCTGGACCTGGCCCTGCCCCGCTACGGCACCGCCGAAGCCTTCCTGGAAGAGAACAGGGACGGTCGCTACGAATTACTGGCGCTGGATGGCATCACCAATCCGCAGAATCTCGGCATGATCATCCGCTCGGCCTGCGCCGGCGGTATCGACGGTATTCTGTTGCCGCGCAAAGGCTGTGCACAGATTGATCCGCTGGTGATCAAGGCCAGCGTCGGCACCCTGTTCAAGACGCGTATCCTGCGTTGTGATCAGCTGGCACCCGTGCTGGTAAAATTCGCCGAGCGGGGCGCCCGGGTTTGTGCACTGTCTTCCCATGCCAGTGATACCCTGCGCACCATTGACGACGCGGCGCCGAATATTTTTGTGCTTGGCAACGAAACCCACGGCGTCAGCCCAGCGGTCGATAACGCCTGCACCAACAGGCTGCGGATTCCCATGCAGAACGGTGTCGAGAGTCTCAACGTTGCGATTACCGCCGCACTGATCAGCTTCCGTCACCAATTCTGA
- a CDS encoding OmpA family protein has product MPHQPSPVKTTMGIALVAAVTASTPVIAQEDRYIDIMPFITRVDDDRNTERQGGGLRGTFGWQTDDNWFTEVQLFGALLDERDNRFDEDPLPVNSPYIYTGELIPSGDLELSGLGVDVVYSFAGRDGYSPFILGGVGASHNNTKYNYGLQETNAFINVGVGFTSGAISDNGLKVRAEVRYMRDFFAGDMNDWQFGIGLSIPLSCPPVAAPVAAPPPPEPEPQVVNLDDDDDGVLNQNDRCPNTLPGAQVDQYGCVVADQTITLENIQFEFNSAKLTVPAQRSLDLVVQSLRSQPNTMVEVAGHTDSQGNDSYNLRLSGQRAESVRRYLVENGVNTTRISARGYGETQPVASNATEAGRAQNRRVELNFR; this is encoded by the coding sequence ATGCCGCACCAACCCAGCCCAGTGAAAACGACAATGGGGATCGCGCTGGTTGCCGCCGTGACCGCCAGCACGCCGGTGATCGCCCAGGAAGACCGCTACATCGATATCATGCCGTTCATTACCCGCGTGGATGATGATCGCAATACCGAGCGCCAGGGCGGGGGGCTTAGAGGTACCTTTGGCTGGCAAACCGATGACAACTGGTTTACCGAGGTCCAGCTGTTTGGCGCTCTGCTCGATGAAAGAGACAACCGCTTTGATGAAGACCCACTGCCGGTGAACTCGCCCTACATCTACACCGGTGAGCTGATTCCCAGCGGCGACCTTGAGCTGTCCGGGCTCGGGGTCGATGTGGTTTACAGCTTTGCCGGGCGCGATGGCTATTCCCCGTTTATCCTGGGGGGAGTGGGCGCGTCCCATAACAACACCAAGTACAACTATGGGCTGCAGGAAACCAACGCCTTTATCAATGTCGGTGTCGGTTTCACCAGTGGTGCCATCAGTGACAACGGGCTCAAGGTGCGTGCGGAAGTGCGCTATATGCGCGACTTCTTTGCCGGGGATATGAACGACTGGCAATTCGGTATCGGCCTCAGCATTCCCCTGTCCTGCCCGCCCGTCGCCGCACCGGTAGCCGCCCCACCGCCCCCGGAACCTGAGCCACAGGTGGTCAATCTCGATGACGACGACGACGGTGTCCTCAACCAGAATGATCGCTGCCCCAATACACTGCCGGGCGCCCAGGTCGACCAATACGGCTGCGTTGTAGCAGACCAGACCATCACCCTGGAAAACATCCAGTTCGAGTTCAATTCCGCGAAATTGACCGTCCCCGCCCAGAGATCCCTGGACCTAGTGGTGCAGTCCCTGCGCAGCCAGCCCAACACCATGGTCGAAGTGGCAGGCCACACTGATAGCCAGGGTAATGACAGCTACAACCTGCGACTTTCCGGCCAGCGCGCAGAATCCGTTCGTCGCTATCTGGTGGAGAACGGCGTCAACACCACCCGTATCAGCGCACGGGGATATGGCGAGACTCAGCCCGTCGCAAGCAACGCCACAGAAGCGGGACGGGCACAAAACCGCCGTGTGGAATTGAACTTCCGCTGA
- a CDS encoding Rossmann-like and DUF2520 domain-containing protein, whose product MLTLNIIGAGKLGRTLARLWHQQQVFTIGALCNRTTASSKEARDFIGAGEAVKHITSMPPADLWLIAVPDDDIEPTAIELAATLTHLQQDRPQYRPIVFHCSGALPASVLAACAVAELASAHPAHSFADPERSLADFSGTTVALEGTEQAQEYLEKAFTMLGCHSIRLSPEQKVLYHTGSVMACNYLTVLLELSLQIFAAAGIERDTATRLLAPIVRQTANNNFALGPQRALTGPLVRGDVQTIERQLKALDALPQQHLSQVYRLLGKSALPLAETRLEPATREKLQLLFENPQPENPLPASDTTCD is encoded by the coding sequence TTGCTGACTCTGAATATAATCGGTGCCGGCAAGCTGGGCCGCACCCTGGCAAGACTCTGGCATCAGCAGCAGGTGTTTACGATTGGCGCCCTGTGCAATCGCACCACTGCCAGCAGCAAGGAGGCCCGCGACTTTATCGGTGCCGGCGAGGCGGTGAAACATATCACCTCCATGCCACCAGCAGATCTGTGGCTGATTGCGGTGCCGGACGATGACATCGAACCCACCGCGATTGAGCTGGCGGCAACGCTGACGCATTTGCAGCAAGACCGGCCTCAGTACAGGCCGATTGTATTTCACTGCAGCGGCGCGTTGCCGGCATCGGTGTTGGCCGCGTGTGCGGTAGCGGAGCTTGCTAGTGCGCACCCGGCACACAGTTTCGCCGACCCGGAGCGCTCACTCGCCGACTTTTCCGGCACCACAGTCGCCTTGGAAGGGACAGAGCAGGCACAGGAATACCTGGAAAAAGCATTCACCATGCTGGGCTGTCACAGCATTCGCCTCAGCCCCGAGCAGAAAGTGCTGTACCACACTGGCTCGGTCATGGCCTGCAATTACCTGACGGTCCTGCTGGAGCTGAGCCTGCAGATATTTGCCGCAGCGGGCATCGAGCGCGATACCGCAACCCGATTACTGGCGCCCATCGTGCGGCAGACCGCGAACAACAATTTTGCCCTGGGCCCGCAGCGGGCGCTGACCGGCCCACTGGTGCGGGGCGATGTGCAGACGATAGAGCGGCAACTCAAAGCACTGGACGCTCTGCCCCAGCAGCACCTGTCACAGGTTTACCGGCTACTCGGCAAGTCGGCACTACCGTTGGCAGAAACCCGGCTAGAGCCCGCCACCCGGGAAAAACTGCAATTACTTTTTGAAAACCCACAACCTGAAAACCCACTACCGGCATCCGACACCACCTGTGACTGA